The Pongo pygmaeus isolate AG05252 chromosome 18, NHGRI_mPonPyg2-v2.0_pri, whole genome shotgun sequence DNA window AACAAGCCCCTGGGCCCAGGTGCTGATGTGTTTGCATCTTATTTGGTGGGAATTTGGGGAGATTTGTGATAAACCTGAGAGCTGGCCCCTTCACCGTGGAAGAATGGCCTCCCTGGGACTCTACAGGGCCCCTCCCGGGACTGAGACCAGAGTCAGGTTGAGAAGGGAGCTCTGATCCCAGGGGCCCCCTGCACCTCTTCCCAGTGAGACCCGAAAGGAAAGCCGTTCCAGAAAGCAGAATGCGCCATTTTTCCCAAAGGAAGAGCTCAGCCTTCAGCAGAGGAGGACCCTGGAGGTGGGGGCCGGGAACCAACCCGGGCGGCCcctgggtgggtgggagggcaCCAGGTGCACCTGGGCTGACGATGCCGATGCCTTGAGGGGGCAGAGAAGACAAACGCCCGGGGCATCTGCAGGGGGTGTGGCTTCCCACGCAAGGCCGACGGCCCGCCCTGCACTCACTCCACCCCACCTCAGCCGCGCCCTGGCTGCCTGGACCACACCCCTCGGGGACACTGCCTGGTCCTCAGGGCGATGCCTCGAAGAGGAGGGGTGAGACGCAGAGCTCCTGGGGATTCGAGTTGGTGCCATCATTCCTGGGGGATGTCCTGCGGGGAGCCCGAGGGGCAGCCGCGGGGACCAGGAAGACGTGGGTGTGCGGCAGTTGGCCAGGGCGGTGGCGGGAAAGGATCCAGGCGGGGGCCCTGGGCGTGGCCAAGCCAGGGAGGCAGGATCGTGGCGGGGCAGGACCCAGGTGGGGGCCCTGGGCGTGGCCAAGCCAGGGAGGAGAGAGGTGAGGAGACCAACAGGGGTACCCAGGCAACACCATCCTCCCCTGCCCTAAGCCAggtgggtttttttgagacagggtgttgccctgtcacccaggctggagtgcagtggtgcaatcttggctcacggcagcctctacctcccaggctccagcgatcctcctgcctcagcctccctaggaccacaggcacgggCCGCCATGctatgctaattttttaaattttttgtagagatggggtctctcttgAAGAGACCTGTTGCCCAGGACggtctcttgaactcctgggctcaagcgatccgcccgcctcggcctcccaaagctctgagaCCACAGCTGCGCCCCGAGCACCCGGCCCCTTCCCTGGTTTCACGCTTGCAGTCAGGCACTGTGCCTGTTAGATTCAATTGCCTTTGCCTTTAATTGATGACAGCTGGGGGGGCCGCCATGCCTTCCAACCCATCAGGCCCTTGCGTCTTTCAGCAAGTGCACAGCGCAGGCCCCTGAGGACACTGAGGACCTGTCCCCAGCACAAGGTGAGCCAGGCGGGGGCCTGAGTCCGGGGCTTGAGTCCGGGGACCTGGTCAGCAGGGAGCGAAGTGGGCCTCGCTGAGGTCCCGCAGGTCGAGCCCCGCGACCTCGGGCGGGCTGGCACAGGTGATGTTGTTGTAGGTGTACGCGGGGGGATGGCAGTCGTCCCCCTCACAGATGGCCTGGACGAAGCGGGGCACGGCCCCGGGGTTCTGCAGGGCAAAGTCCCGCAGCGCTTTGAGGGGGCAGCCACAGTCCCAGGGGTTACCCTCCAGCCACAGGCGCTCCAGGCCCGGGGGCTGCGGCGTGAAGGTCCGCAGTGAGTTGTTCCTGAGGCTGAGGTAGCGCAGCCGCCCCAGTGGTGCCAAGAGGCTGTTGGGCAATGCCTCCAGGCGGTTGTGCGAGACGTCCAGCCAGAAGGCCCGCTGCAGGGGGCCCAGGGCGTCCGCCGGCAGCTCTGCCAGGCGATTGCGGGAGAGCAGCAGGTACTCCAGCTTGCCCAGGCCCTGGAAGAGGCGGTGGGGCAGGTGCGTGAGCTGGTTGGAGGTCAGGTCGAGCTCCAGCAGCTCCGCCAGCCCCCACAGGCTCTGCTCCTCAATGCCCACGAGGCCGTTGTCCTTGAGGAAGAGCCGGCGGAGCCCCGAGAGGCCGGCGAAGGTGTGCGGGCGGATGCGTCCCAGGCAGCTGCCCTCCAGGTGCAGGCTGTGCAGCTTGCCCAGGCCCCGGAACACCTGCTCCGGAAGGTTCCGGAGACAGTTCCCAGAGAGGTTCATGACCGCCACGTTGGTGAGGCCGAGGAAggcgcccgccttgacctcctggagCTGGTTGTGGTCCAGCGTGAGCACCTCAAGCTGCCCCAGGCCCTCAAAGCTGCGCTCAGCCAGCTGGCGGATGCGGTTGTGGCCCAGCTGCAGCTCCTCCAGGAAGTGCAGGTCCTTGAAGGTGCGGGGCCGCAGGCTGGCGATGGCGTTGTGGGACAGCCGCAGCACCCGCAGGCCCAGCAGACCGGGGAACGTGTCCTCCAGGAGGCCAGCCACACGGTTGTGGGACAGGTCCAGCCATCGCAGCGCCTTCAGGCCCAGGAAGGCGCCCGGGGCCACGGCAGCGATGAGGTTGCGGTCCAGGTAGAGTTTCTGGAGCCGGGGCAGCTGCGCGAACACGTTTGCCTTGATGGCCCGCAGCGCGTTCCTGCTCAGGTCCAGCTCCCGGAGCTCGGCCAGGCCGCTGAAGAGCGCGGGCTGCAGGTAGGCCAGCCTGTTGCCCGCCAGCACCAGCTCGCGCAGGCTGCCCAGGCCGCGGAACGCCGCATCGGGGAGCACCGCCAGGCTATTCCAGCCAAGGTTGAGGTCCCAGAGGCTGCCGAGGCCCTCGAACAGCCCGTCCTCCAGCCTGCTCAGGCGGTTGTTGCTGAGGCCGAGCGAGGCCAGCGCGGGCGTGTGCGCAAAAGTGCCGACTGCCAGGCTGCGCAGCTGGTTCCGCTCCAGGTGCAGGTGGCACAGGTTCTCTAGGCCCAGCAGCGCCTGTCGCTCCAGGCTGCCCAGCTGGCCGCCCTGCAGGTTGaggaagcccaggctggagaggtTCTGGAAGGCCGCCGGGGGGATGGACGAGAGGTTGTTGCCGTCCAGCCACAGAGCTTGGGTGCCGCCCGGGATTCCGTCAGGCAGGCGCGTGAGGTTCCTGGAGCTGCAGAAGACGCTGAGCTCATCCGCGTCGTCATCGTAGCTGCAGACACAGGCGGCCGGGCACGCTGGGCCCTCGGCTTCCTCCGGCGTTCCGGGCTCTGCTCCCTCCAGGCTGCGGGGGCCCAGTGCCACCCAGGACAGCAGCAGCAGTGCCAGGGCCAGGCCTCCTGCGGGGGTAGAGGCTTGGGGAGGCGGCCGGAGTGAGCCTGATACCAGCACAGCCGGGAGCGGCGCTCAGGTGTGAACTGAGGCTCGAGGTCACCCGCTGAGATGCGAAGAAGCCGGTGAACCCCACAGGTCCTCCGGCTCAAAAGCTGACGCTGCGCTTCCCACCCCGTGGGACAGAGGAGTGGCCGCCCCGCCCCGCTGCACAGACGCTGAGGGCTTGGCTCTCCAGCTGTGCGCAGGCCACGTGGGCTCGGCCAGGCTGGGTCTCGGCCGTCTGGCCATGTGGCAGCCGCACCCCCAAGGCAGGCGCTTGAGCCAGGCCAGTCTGCCACGTTGGCctaaaggaaggggagggaactGAGCCATTGGCCAAGGTCCGGCCATTTTCAGAATATTCTGGAGCAGGTCTTGGTGGGCACTCACTCACTGCCCTCAGAGGCTGGACAGGGACCTGGGCACCTCCTGCCCCAGTTAGGCCCCCTCAGCGGGGTCTCACCTGCCTGCATCCAGGCCTTGGTCGGGTGCTGTGGGAGGGGACCGGGGCACCGCCGTCGGGGGACAGGTAGGAACCCCGGACCGTCGGCCACCAAAGCTCACATTGCCTTTCAGGACAAGGGGCCACAGGCCCCGCAGATCCGGCCAGCAGCCTCCCAAGCAGTGATGACCGAGAACCTCTACTGTGGGGCCCCCCATCCTCAGAGAGTGTGGAATCGCTGGGATGGTGGCAGGGGCAGCGAGGTGGGCCCCCCGACTGCCCTTCTGTCACGATGGGTTGGGGGTGGCCTGAGCCAGCTCTGGAGCTCAGCTCAGGCTTGGGGATGGCCGAAGCTGCAAGGGGTCACCCCCCCCCCCCCTACAGAGACAATGGGGTGTGAGCCAACGTCTCTTGCCTGGGCCGGGCTCACGACGCGGGCCGTGAGGGGCACTTCCCGTCGCTGTGCCCGCTGTGCTGGGGGCTGAAGGCTCCCGCCTGTACCTGGCCCTCCTCCCCTGTGCCTCCGCCAGCGCCCTTAGGGTGGAGGACGAGACAGAGACCCTCTGGTGCCAGGCACAGCTGTGTCCCCCTGACAACCCCAGCAGCCGCATTTCCGACTGTGGGCTCCCCAGAGTCCCCCGCAGAGCCCCAGAGCGGAGCCCTCCAGAGCTTCCCTGGGGATcacccctggcctctccccagCGGGCTCAGGGTCACAGACTGGCCACCCCCAGAGTGGGTGGCAGGGCACTCAGGGGCCTCACCTTTCCTCAGGGCCATCCCGCGTGCAGGGCAGGCCGCAGGCAGGCAGCGAGGGAAGGTCCGTCTGCCGCGCCGGCCACCCCTGCCCTCTGGATTTCCCCACTGCGGGGCAGCCCGCGCCTGTCACCTGGCTGGCCCAACCCAGCTGGCCCTGGCTCTGTTAACCCCCTCGTGCCGGGCGGCCGGCATCAGCCCAGAGCCCTGGGGTGCAGACAGTGCAGGGGGTGAGGGAGCTTCCGTCGGGGCCCGAGGTGGCCGTAATGCGGCCCTGGGGGCTGATGGCCAGTGCCCAGGCCCCCTGCAGGGTTGACTGGGGAGGTCTGGGCAGCCAGGTCGGGGTGAGGACCCCTTGCAGCAGCCTGGGCGGGGCTGGGGCTCGAGGCAGGTTTGGGGAGCCCAGGGCTTTACCAGGTCCTGTTGCGGGCAGGGGGCCCCTCGGGCAGCTCCTGGGGTCTTGACCCCACCCCTGGCCTGAGCAGCCAGCCGTGTGGGGCTAAGGGGCTGCCCCCCCTTCCCCGTACCCCACCCAGCCGTCCACCCGCCCTCCCGGGGTTCCCTACAGCCTGGGTGGGAGCTGCCATTGGGCTTCAGGCCCACGGCGCTGTCCAGGGCCCAAGCTCACCCTGCCTCTCCCGTGAGCCCAGGGGTGCTGGTATCTGGCCACTGCCCCGCCCCCAGCCTCTTCTAGGAATGCCTGGCAGGGCCGCAGGCGCCTGTTTGTTTTTGCCCTGCACCATCCTCGGGGAGTGTGTGGGGGTGGTCTGGCCATGGGAGCCAGATCTTGTGCCCCAGACAAGCCTCACCTGCCCCTTGCTGTCCCCCAAGGCTCTGGTAGGGGCCTGGCCGTCCCACAGTCACCGCTTGTGTGCAGACAGGCCACAGGAACGTGTGCCCAGCCATGTCCGAGGCCACCCCTGGGCTCCGTCTCCACCTGCCTCCAGAGGCCCCTGGTTCCCCTCCACCTGCTCAAACCACTTCCCAGCCAGTCGCTCTCTCCACCAGGGCCTGAGCAGGTGCAGCCCCTCCCCTCCAGGTCCCTGCAGGCCCCTCCCCTGGCTGTCAGCGGGGCCTGCCCACCAGTCCCTCGGCAGTGGGAAAGTGTGCAGGGAAGCGGCCGGAAGGGGTGCAGGTGGGGACAGAGCCGGGGCTGGGGGAGACCGCAGCTTTCCAGGGCCCTACCCCATCCGCAGCTCCAGGCTCACCTGGCAGGCCCCGTGCACAGCTGTGGGAAGCCGCCGGCCCACTGTCATCGTCTTCCCTTTATCAAGAATTGATCATTTTCCAGGTGGTGTCTCGGCTCCTCTTCTGAGAAATTATAGATCCACGGGGAGAAAGTCCACACCCAGAAAGACCCACGATCCGTTTACTCAGCAGAAAACGCAGACTCAGcaggggcctggggcctggggccaGCAGACCTGGGCGGCCTCCTCTCAGGAGAGGTCCCCGTGGGGGCCCCGGCCTGTGTCAGGCCGCGCACCCCACCTGGGAGCCCCGCGTATTCCAGGTGGGAAGGGAGAATCTGTCCGTGTTCTCTTCCTTTGGGAGGGGCCGGGTGTCGCGGGCGGGCAGAGCCTCACCAGGGTTGCGGCAGCTGGGTAAGGGGGCTCCAGGCCTCTTTGATTCCTGTGGTAACGCAGAggcctacacacacacattcagccCATTGAGTTCCAGAGGCCCCCATCACTGCCACCACCCCCAATGGCCCCACTCCCGCTGAGGCCTCTCCCGGCTCAAGGCTGGTGGCTTCCCAGGCTCCTCCATCAGCCGCATTCTGCCTGTCTTCAGGCTGCACAGGGCCTGGCTTTCTGTAAGACAGGACCTGAGGGAGGTGAGTCCATGTCTAGGTCACGTCCTGGAATACATCTCTCCCTGTCCTTCTCACTGTTTCCAGCAATGACACCGAGCCCTGTGGCTCCGCATCCTGTGGGCGCACACCTGCCTACACTCAGGCCAGTGGCGAGTGGACGGTGGCCGTCACCCGGGAGACCGGGCATCTTGTCCGGCACACAGCCACAGGGTCATCCGGCTTCAGCCACTGCTGGTTTCAGTCTCTTGCTGATTTTCTAGTTAGCTGGCTGATTTCTCATTTGCaagatacaagaaaaaacaaaagcattcaGCACGCACACCCAGGTGTGTGGCCTTTCCGTCCTCTCGTTAGGATTctggtgagattttttttttttttttttgagatggagttttgctcttgttgcccaggctggagtgtaatggtgcaatctcagctcactgcaacctctgcctcccaggttcaagcaattctcctgcctcagcctcccaagtagctgggattataggcatgagccaccacacctggctaatttttattttatttatttattttttgagatggagtctcactctgtcaccagggctggagtccagtggcgtgatctccgctcactgcaacctccgcctcccaggttcaagcgactcttctgcctcagcctcccaagtagctgggattacaggcatgagccaccacgcctggctaatgttttgtgtttttagtagagacggggtttcaccatgttggccaagctggtctcaaactcccgacctcaggtgatttgcccgcctcggcctcccaaagtgctgggattacaggcgtgagccaccgtgcccagcccctaattttgtatttttagtagagacagggtttctccatgttggtcaggctggtctcaaactcctgacctcaggtgatttgcctgccttggcctcccaaagctctgggattacaggcgtgagccaccgggccgtcgagagttcttaattttaattaagatgATATCCCTTAAATGTTGGGCTTGATTCCTCAGATACCAACAACAAAGATGATTCGGTTTGGCCTCAcatccccaccgaaatctcaccttgaattgtaataattcccatgtgtcaagggcagggacaggtggaaacaactcaatcatgggggcggttttcccCACACTGTTGTGGTAGTAAAGTCTCATGAGACTTGatggttgtttctgttttttgtttgtttgtttgagatggagtctcactctgtcacccaggctggagtgcagtggcacaacctcggctcacggcaagctccacctcccgggttcatgccattctcctcctgcctcagcctcccaggtagctgggactacaggtgcccaccactacgcccggctaattttttgtatttttaatagagatggggtttcaccgtgttaaccaggatggtctcgatcgcctgacctcgtgatccacccgcctcggcttcccaaactgctgggattacaggcgttgagccaccgcgcctggctgagacctgatgg harbors:
- the IGFALS gene encoding insulin-like growth factor-binding protein complex acid labile subunit isoform X2, with protein sequence MALRKGGLALALLLLSWVALGPRSLEGAEPGTPEEAEGPACPAACVCSYDDDADELSVFCSSRNLTRLPDGIPGGTQALWLDGNNLSSIPPAAFQNLSSLGFLNLQGGQLGSLERQALLGLENLCHLHLERNQLRSLAVGTFAHTPALASLGLSNNRLSRLEDGLFEGLGSLWDLNLGWNSLAVLPDAAFRGLGSLRELVLAGNRLAYLQPALFSGLAELRELDLSRNALRAIKANVFAQLPRLQKLYLDRNLIAAVAPGAFLGLKALRWLDLSHNRVAGLLEDTFPGLLGLRVLRLSHNAIASLRPRTFKDLHFLEELQLGHNRIRQLAERSFEGLGQLEVLTLDHNQLQEVKAGAFLGLTNVAVMNLSGNCLRNLPEQVFRGLGKLHSLHLEGSCLGRIRPHTFAGLSGLRRLFLKDNGLVGIEEQSLWGLAELLELDLTSNQLTHLPHRLFQGLGKLEYLLLSRNRLAELPADALGPLQRAFWLDVSHNRLEALPNSLLAPLGRLRYLSLRNNSLRTFTPQPPGLERLWLEGNPWDCGCPLKALRDFALQNPGAVPRFVQAICEGDDCHPPAYTYNNITCASPPEVAGLDLRDLSEAHFAPC
- the IGFALS gene encoding insulin-like growth factor-binding protein complex acid labile subunit isoform X1 codes for the protein MALRKASTPAGGLALALLLLSWVALGPRSLEGAEPGTPEEAEGPACPAACVCSYDDDADELSVFCSSRNLTRLPDGIPGGTQALWLDGNNLSSIPPAAFQNLSSLGFLNLQGGQLGSLERQALLGLENLCHLHLERNQLRSLAVGTFAHTPALASLGLSNNRLSRLEDGLFEGLGSLWDLNLGWNSLAVLPDAAFRGLGSLRELVLAGNRLAYLQPALFSGLAELRELDLSRNALRAIKANVFAQLPRLQKLYLDRNLIAAVAPGAFLGLKALRWLDLSHNRVAGLLEDTFPGLLGLRVLRLSHNAIASLRPRTFKDLHFLEELQLGHNRIRQLAERSFEGLGQLEVLTLDHNQLQEVKAGAFLGLTNVAVMNLSGNCLRNLPEQVFRGLGKLHSLHLEGSCLGRIRPHTFAGLSGLRRLFLKDNGLVGIEEQSLWGLAELLELDLTSNQLTHLPHRLFQGLGKLEYLLLSRNRLAELPADALGPLQRAFWLDVSHNRLEALPNSLLAPLGRLRYLSLRNNSLRTFTPQPPGLERLWLEGNPWDCGCPLKALRDFALQNPGAVPRFVQAICEGDDCHPPAYTYNNITCASPPEVAGLDLRDLSEAHFAPC